From one Rhodoferax sp. PAMC 29310 genomic stretch:
- a CDS encoding sugar phosphate nucleotidyltransferase, whose translation MLLAAGRGERMRPLTDTIPKPLLPVRGKPLMQWPLEALARGGCAEVMVNTAWLGEKISDTFHNIFVLQPLSSEREKLSIQKQLPLRYSHEGVDFGGALETAGGIARALPQLGEVFWVLAGDVFAPDFVFDAEAVARFRASDHLAHLWLVPNPAHNPRGDFGLANALALNDAPEKFTYSTIGLYRAALFAPPWCDVPLGNPLGVKAALAPLLRAAMAQGRVSAELYTGAWTDVGTPERLLALNR comes from the coding sequence ATGCTGCTGGCGGCGGGGCGGGGCGAGCGCATGCGCCCCTTGACCGACACCATTCCCAAACCTCTGCTGCCCGTGCGCGGCAAGCCGCTGATGCAGTGGCCGCTCGAAGCCTTGGCGCGCGGTGGTTGTGCCGAGGTGATGGTGAACACGGCCTGGCTGGGGGAGAAAATCAGCGACACGTTTCATAATATTTTCGTGCTTCAGCCTCTATCCAGCGAGCGGGAGAAGCTATCAATACAGAAGCAACTCCCATTGCGCTACTCCCACGAAGGCGTGGACTTTGGCGGTGCGCTGGAAACGGCGGGCGGCATTGCGCGGGCGCTGCCGCAGCTGGGGGAGGTGTTCTGGGTGCTGGCAGGTGATGTGTTTGCGCCTGACTTTGTGTTTGATGCCGAGGCCGTGGCACGTTTCAGGGCCAGCGACCACTTGGCCCATCTGTGGCTGGTGCCCAACCCGGCGCACAACCCGCGGGGCGATTTTGGCTTGGCGAACGCGCTGGCGCTGAACGACGCACCTGAGAAATTCACCTACAGCACCATCGGCCTGTACCGCGCCGCCCTGTTTGCGCCGCCTTGGTGTGATGTGCCACTGGGCAACCCGCTGGGCGTGAAGGCTGCGCTGGCGCCGCTGCTGCGCGCGGCCATGGCGCAGGGGCGGGTGTCGGCCGAGCTGTACACCGGGGCATGGACCGATGTGGGCACGCCCGAGCGGCTGCTGGCGCTGAACCGGTAA